In Desulfuromonas sp. KJ2020, a single window of DNA contains:
- a CDS encoding prephenate dehydrogenase/arogenate dehydrogenase family protein, whose amino-acid sequence MKDNPVFIPKLAVVGVGLIGGSLALALKAAKAVGEVIGIGRGLANLEKAIDLGIVDRIEQDPRTGVADADLVFLATPVRSLESVAAVIAPSMKPGAVLTDGGSVKAEVVRAIEPLMPAGVHFVPGHPIAGTEKSGAEAAFATLYQGKRCILTPTEATNSAALDLVKRVWEKAGSEVVLMDVEKHDRILAAISHLPHMVAYSLVNSVGSYDRYPENILDYSAGGFRDFTRIASSDPTMWRDIAMTNREALVEMMENFEACFAELKKDVRDGDGEKLFEFFMRSKKSRDAIL is encoded by the coding sequence ATGAAAGATAATCCGGTTTTTATTCCCAAGTTGGCCGTGGTCGGCGTTGGGCTCATCGGCGGCTCTCTGGCTCTGGCCCTGAAGGCGGCCAAGGCTGTTGGAGAGGTTATCGGCATCGGGCGAGGGCTCGCCAATCTGGAAAAAGCAATCGACCTGGGTATAGTGGACCGCATCGAGCAGGATCCCCGCACCGGCGTCGCTGACGCCGATCTGGTTTTTCTGGCCACCCCTGTCCGCTCCCTGGAATCCGTGGCGGCCGTCATCGCCCCGTCCATGAAGCCTGGGGCGGTGCTGACCGACGGCGGCAGCGTCAAGGCCGAGGTGGTCCGGGCCATTGAGCCGCTGATGCCCGCCGGCGTCCATTTCGTGCCGGGGCATCCGATTGCCGGCACCGAGAAGAGCGGCGCCGAGGCGGCCTTTGCGACGCTGTACCAGGGCAAACGCTGCATCCTTACCCCGACAGAAGCCACCAACTCGGCCGCTTTGGATCTGGTGAAAAGGGTTTGGGAAAAGGCCGGCAGCGAGGTCGTGCTTATGGATGTCGAAAAGCATGACCGGATTCTGGCCGCCATCAGCCATCTCCCCCATATGGTGGCCTATTCGCTGGTCAACTCGGTCGGTTCTTATGACCGCTATCCGGAGAATATCCTGGACTACTCCGCCGGCGGCTTTCGGGACTTCACGCGCATCGCCTCTTCGGACCCCACCATGTGGCGTGACATCGCCATGACCAACAGGGAAGCCCTGGTTGAAATGATGGAGAATTTCGAGGCGTGTTTTGCCGAATTGAAAAAGGATGTCCGGGATGGCGACGGCGAGAAGCTTTTCGAGTTTTTTATGCGCTCCAAAAAGAGCCGGGACGCCATTCTCTAA
- the pheA gene encoding prephenate dehydratase — protein MGKEKGRLDDLRHRIDAIDDDILALLNERAKVVIEVGKTKEGDRQEFYVPSREMAIYQRLTAQNPGPFPSEAIRRVFREIISASLALEHPMRVAFLGPQATFTHAAALQQFGLSAQLVPQKSIPAVFDEVLRSRCHYGVVPVENSTEGVVSHTLDMFMDSDLQINAEILLEISHDLLSLSGDLERVRKVVSHPQALAQCRKWLEDNLPDIPLVDVGSTALAAQMVAEDDSAAAIASEMAASLYGLRVTKKKIEDNPNNYTRFLVIGRKRPARSGQDKTSIMFSVKDEPGILYRMLEPFSTRKINLSKIESRPLKKKAWEYIFFLDIEGHLEDDRVREAVEDLRQYCQFLKVLGSYPRIR, from the coding sequence ATGGGAAAGGAAAAAGGCAGGCTCGACGATTTGCGTCATCGCATCGATGCCATCGATGACGACATTCTGGCTCTGCTGAATGAGAGGGCCAAAGTCGTCATCGAAGTCGGCAAGACTAAAGAGGGTGACAGGCAGGAATTTTACGTTCCCAGCCGTGAGATGGCCATCTATCAGCGCTTGACCGCCCAAAACCCCGGACCTTTCCCCTCTGAGGCCATCCGCCGGGTTTTCCGGGAGATTATTTCGGCCTCATTGGCCCTTGAGCATCCGATGAGAGTGGCTTTTTTAGGCCCGCAGGCGACCTTTACCCATGCCGCCGCCCTCCAGCAGTTCGGCCTTTCCGCTCAGCTCGTGCCGCAAAAGAGTATTCCGGCGGTCTTTGATGAGGTGTTGCGCAGCCGGTGCCACTATGGCGTTGTCCCTGTGGAGAATTCGACGGAGGGTGTCGTCTCTCACACCCTTGACATGTTCATGGATTCGGATCTGCAGATTAACGCGGAAATCCTGCTGGAGATATCTCACGACCTGCTCTCCCTCTCGGGTGACCTTGAGCGCGTCAGGAAGGTGGTTTCACACCCCCAGGCCCTGGCCCAGTGCCGCAAATGGTTGGAAGACAATCTGCCTGATATCCCTCTGGTTGATGTTGGCAGCACCGCTTTGGCGGCCCAGATGGTGGCTGAAGATGATTCCGCCGCCGCCATCGCCAGTGAAATGGCTGCTTCCCTGTACGGGCTGCGTGTAACCAAAAAGAAGATCGAGGACAACCCTAACAATTACACGCGCTTTCTGGTCATCGGCCGGAAAAGGCCGGCGCGCAGCGGCCAGGACAAAACCTCCATCATGTTCAGTGTCAAGGACGAGCCTGGTATTTTATATCGGATGCTTGAACCTTTCAGCACACGCAAAATCAACCTTTCCAAAATCGAAAGCCGACCTCTGAAGAAAAAAGCCTGGGAATATATCTTTTTCCTCGACATTGAAGGGCACCTGGAGGATGACCGGGTGAGGGAGGCCGTTGAAGATTTGCGCCAGTACTGCCAATTCCTCAAGGTTCTTGGCTCCTACCCGAGAATCCGTTAA
- a CDS encoding pyridoxal phosphate-dependent aminotransferase, with the protein MSISVKVSSFIEKASWIRKMFEEGAMLRKIHGEENVFDFTLGNPCVEPPEAFREELLKLATNPIPGMHRYMNNAGYEETRAAVADVVSEKSPQQLTASHVVMTCGAGAALNVVLKTVLNPGDEVIVLAPFFVEYRFYIDNHGGTTREVQTLPDSFQLDLPAIEKAITEKTAAIIINSPNNPTGVIYPAEDLQRLGQLLARKEKELDRQIFLISDEPYARILYDDQQVPGIFHHVKNAVIVTSHSKDLALPGERIGYLAVNPAMDNLNVFIEGAVFCNRVLGFVNAPALVQRLVTPLQRESVDIKEYQAKRDLLYDNLTAMGFKMVKPGGAFYLFPRSPLPDDVEFVRLAQKHNILLVPGSGFGAPGFFRIAYCIDTAVIHRSLPAWEKLAQEVGL; encoded by the coding sequence ATGTCCATATCTGTCAAGGTGTCCAGCTTCATTGAAAAGGCTTCCTGGATTCGTAAAATGTTCGAAGAGGGAGCCATGCTACGCAAAATCCATGGCGAAGAGAATGTCTTCGATTTCACCCTCGGCAACCCCTGCGTGGAACCGCCCGAAGCTTTTCGCGAGGAACTGCTCAAGTTGGCTACCAACCCCATCCCGGGGATGCACCGCTACATGAACAACGCCGGTTATGAAGAAACCAGGGCGGCCGTCGCCGACGTGGTATCCGAAAAATCACCTCAGCAGCTGACCGCAAGCCACGTGGTGATGACCTGCGGGGCCGGCGCGGCCCTCAATGTCGTCCTTAAAACCGTCCTCAATCCCGGCGATGAAGTCATCGTACTGGCCCCTTTCTTTGTCGAATACCGATTCTACATCGACAACCATGGCGGCACGACCCGGGAAGTGCAGACGCTGCCGGACTCCTTCCAACTGGATCTGCCGGCCATCGAAAAAGCGATCACCGAAAAGACAGCCGCCATTATCATCAACTCGCCCAACAACCCCACCGGGGTTATTTACCCGGCCGAAGATCTTCAGCGGCTGGGGCAACTGCTCGCGCGCAAGGAGAAGGAACTGGACCGCCAGATATTCCTTATATCCGACGAACCGTACGCCCGCATTCTTTACGATGACCAACAGGTTCCCGGCATCTTCCATCATGTGAAAAACGCCGTCATCGTCACCTCCCATTCCAAGGATCTCGCCCTGCCTGGTGAAAGGATCGGCTACCTGGCCGTCAATCCCGCCATGGACAATCTCAACGTTTTCATCGAAGGCGCCGTTTTCTGCAACCGCGTTCTTGGCTTCGTCAACGCTCCGGCGCTGGTTCAGCGGCTGGTCACCCCTCTGCAGCGGGAAAGTGTCGACATCAAGGAATATCAGGCCAAACGCGACCTTCTTTACGATAATCTTACTGCCATGGGCTTCAAAATGGTTAAACCTGGTGGAGCTTTCTATCTCTTTCCCCGCTCCCCCCTGCCCGATGATGTCGAATTCGTCCGGTTAGCCCAGAAACACAATATCCTTCTGGTTCCGGGCAGCGGCTTCGGCGCCCCCGGTTTTTTCCGAATCGCTTACTGCATCGATACAGCCGTCATCCATCGCAGTCTGCCGGCCTGGGAGAAATTGGCCCAGGAAGTTGGCCTCTAG
- a CDS encoding formate/nitrite transporter family protein — translation MEKRFLPPRETALAIVENGKRVTTQPISRTVVLSLLAGFYIAFGAQLATVITQDSATYLGQGLSRLLAGSVFSMGLMLVVICGAELFTGNSLLTKSAFQGQIPWHKIWENWFIVILGNLIGSLFFAWLMLHSDLWKSGNVADYAISIAASKCELSFSVALVRGIFCNWLVCLAVFMATAARDIPGKILACYVPIMTFVASGFEHSVANMYFIPTGLLLADELGREVPGLTWGNFLTGNLLPVTVGNILGGVVFVALTYWFIYLRGNTQK, via the coding sequence ATGGAAAAAAGATTTCTGCCCCCCCGGGAAACGGCTCTGGCCATTGTGGAAAATGGCAAGCGCGTCACGACGCAGCCCATCTCCCGAACCGTCGTCCTGAGCCTTTTGGCCGGTTTTTACATTGCCTTTGGGGCCCAACTGGCGACCGTCATCACGCAGGACAGCGCTACCTACCTCGGTCAGGGGCTCAGCCGCCTGCTGGCGGGGAGTGTTTTTTCCATGGGGCTGATGCTGGTAGTCATCTGTGGGGCAGAACTGTTCACAGGCAACAGCCTGTTGACCAAATCGGCTTTCCAGGGCCAGATACCCTGGCATAAAATCTGGGAAAACTGGTTCATCGTTATTTTAGGGAATCTGATCGGTTCCCTGTTCTTCGCCTGGCTTATGCTGCACTCGGACCTCTGGAAAAGCGGCAATGTCGCCGACTATGCCATCAGCATTGCCGCCAGCAAGTGCGAACTCTCTTTTTCCGTGGCGCTGGTTCGGGGGATTTTCTGCAACTGGCTGGTGTGCCTGGCGGTATTCATGGCGACTGCGGCGAGGGATATTCCCGGCAAGATACTGGCCTGCTATGTCCCGATCATGACCTTTGTCGCCAGCGGGTTTGAGCACAGTGTGGCCAACATGTACTTCATCCCCACCGGCCTGCTGCTGGCGGATGAACTGGGACGGGAAGTACCCGGTCTAACCTGGGGAAACTTTCTGACAGGGAACCTGCTCCCCGTGACGGTGGGTAACATTCTGGGCGGGGTCGTCTTCGTGGCGCTGACCTACTGGTTCATCTACCTGAGAGGCAACACCCAGAAATGA
- the recJ gene encoding single-stranded-DNA-specific exonuclease RecJ, protein MAALVSALKIGEITAGILYRRGIVEELAGKEYIECLLASLPDPFLLPDMDKGVKRLARALEQEESIVIHGDYDVDGITGTALLVQGLRDLGGQVDYHIPLRLKDGYGLSGQALSAAAQNGASLVISVDCGVSAVSEAALAQELGLDLIITDHHQPPDILPTACALINPQVPDCRFPFKSLAGVGVAFFLLVALRKHLRDNGFFSKHREPDLRLLLDLVALGTIADIVPLQGVNRTLTKVGLGLLNSSPRPGISCLQKVTGTREISSGTVGFQLAPRLNAAGRLEDAALGVDLLLMDEGVPAMELAELLDGFNKQRQKIEKETFEQAVQQLEQPGGAQLSHAIVLADERWHPGVIGIVASRLVERYHRPSVLVALDGEQGKGSARSIPGFHLYRALQTCGHVLSGYGGHEFAAGLSIESIKFPEFVQIFDAYAQKVLREDDLNPLVYFDEEICFEELSFELVKELELMQPFGAGNPEPVFVARRVRALGVETLKEQHLRWKACQNGVVHPCIAFGMAARMDELENEFDMLFTPSINEWRGRSSLQLRVKDIRPCND, encoded by the coding sequence GTGGCAGCCCTGGTCTCCGCCCTTAAAATCGGCGAGATCACCGCCGGTATTTTGTACCGACGCGGCATTGTTGAAGAACTGGCGGGTAAGGAATATATCGAATGCCTGCTGGCTTCTTTGCCCGATCCTTTTTTGCTCCCGGACATGGACAAGGGTGTAAAACGCCTCGCCCGTGCCCTGGAACAAGAGGAGTCGATTGTCATTCATGGGGATTATGATGTGGATGGTATTACCGGCACGGCTTTGCTGGTCCAGGGCCTGCGCGATCTCGGGGGGCAGGTCGATTATCACATCCCTTTACGGCTCAAAGATGGCTACGGGCTTTCTGGGCAGGCCTTGTCCGCCGCCGCTCAAAACGGTGCTTCCCTCGTTATCTCCGTGGATTGTGGCGTAAGTGCGGTGTCGGAAGCTGCCCTGGCTCAGGAACTTGGGCTTGATCTGATTATCACCGATCACCACCAGCCACCCGACATTCTTCCCACGGCCTGCGCCCTGATCAATCCTCAAGTGCCGGATTGCCGTTTTCCATTTAAATCGCTCGCGGGAGTCGGCGTCGCTTTTTTCCTCCTGGTCGCTTTAAGGAAGCACCTTCGCGACAACGGCTTCTTCTCAAAACATCGGGAACCGGATCTGCGCCTGCTCCTTGACCTGGTAGCGCTCGGCACCATCGCCGATATAGTCCCGCTGCAAGGGGTGAACAGAACCCTAACTAAAGTCGGGCTGGGGCTTTTGAACAGCTCTCCTCGACCAGGCATCTCCTGCTTGCAGAAAGTGACCGGCACTCGTGAAATTTCCAGCGGTACGGTAGGCTTTCAGCTGGCCCCCCGCCTCAATGCGGCTGGCCGATTGGAAGATGCCGCTCTAGGCGTCGATCTTCTTCTGATGGATGAGGGTGTGCCAGCCATGGAGCTGGCCGAACTCCTCGACGGTTTTAACAAGCAGCGGCAAAAAATCGAAAAGGAGACCTTCGAACAGGCAGTACAACAGCTTGAACAGCCCGGTGGAGCCCAGTTGTCTCATGCCATCGTCCTTGCCGATGAACGCTGGCATCCGGGGGTTATTGGCATTGTGGCAAGTCGTCTGGTGGAGCGCTATCACCGCCCCTCTGTACTCGTGGCTTTGGACGGCGAGCAGGGCAAGGGCTCGGCCCGATCGATTCCCGGTTTTCATCTATACCGGGCCCTGCAGACCTGCGGGCATGTATTGTCAGGGTATGGCGGCCATGAATTTGCCGCCGGACTCAGTATTGAGTCGATAAAATTTCCTGAATTTGTTCAGATTTTTGATGCCTATGCTCAAAAGGTCTTAAGGGAGGATGATCTTAACCCTTTGGTCTATTTTGATGAAGAGATTTGTTTTGAGGAGCTTTCATTTGAACTGGTGAAGGAACTGGAGTTGATGCAGCCTTTTGGCGCCGGTAACCCTGAGCCTGTCTTTGTGGCCAGGAGGGTGCGGGCGTTGGGGGTAGAGACACTCAAGGAACAGCATCTGCGCTGGAAAGCCTGCCAGAACGGCGTGGTGCATCCCTGTATTGCCTTCGGCATGGCCGCGCGTATGGACGAACTGGAAAACGAGTTTGATATGCTGTTCACCCCTTCCATCAACGAATGGCGAGGAAGGTCCTCACTGCAGCTGAGGGTCAAGGATATCCGACCCTGCAACGATTAG
- a CDS encoding c-type cytochrome biogenesis protein, which translates to MKNKETVLLVVIAFIAGLLVGVLLSKGGKGSSTAPPPVASPAPVVNHQKEIALLEKIVAGEPANRQAWVKLGHNYFDSDQPMKAIEAYAKALELDARDADVLTDQGIMFRRVGWYDRAIDNFIKAGDINPNHAQSLYNLGIVYRYDVQDFAKAKEVWTRFLELNPTGPGADQIRRELQFIEAHPAGAPSK; encoded by the coding sequence ATGAAGAACAAAGAAACTGTACTGCTGGTTGTCATTGCCTTTATCGCCGGTCTTTTAGTCGGCGTGCTCCTCAGTAAAGGAGGGAAGGGGTCCTCAACCGCGCCTCCACCTGTTGCCTCGCCCGCTCCCGTGGTCAATCATCAGAAAGAGATTGCTTTGCTGGAGAAAATCGTGGCCGGAGAGCCTGCCAACCGGCAAGCCTGGGTTAAGCTTGGCCATAATTATTTTGATTCCGACCAGCCAATGAAGGCAATCGAGGCCTACGCCAAGGCGCTTGAGCTTGATGCTCGGGATGCCGATGTGCTTACCGATCAGGGCATTATGTTTCGGCGGGTAGGATGGTATGACCGGGCGATCGACAATTTTATCAAGGCCGGTGACATCAATCCTAACCACGCCCAAAGCCTTTATAACCTCGGCATTGTCTATCGGTATGACGTCCAGGACTTTGCCAAAGCCAAAGAAGTCTGGACCCGGTTTCTGGAGTTGAATCCGACCGGACCCGGCGCGGATCAGATCCGCCGGGAGCTGCAGTTCATCGAGGCGCACCCAGCAGGCGCCCCCTCAAAATAA
- the secF gene encoding protein translocase subunit SecF — protein sequence MQLIKPDINLDFVGKRKLAALFSAVLLVVGFLSLIMHGGPNYGIDFSGGTLVQVKFNQTTSAGEIKSSLTGLDLGGVVVQQFGDEGNEFLIRSQNTSTELKGLSLEISQVLEKSYGEGQVEVRRAEMVGPQVGKDLREKGLMAILYALVGILIYVTWRFEFRFAVGAIIALAHDVFITLGAFSLFGKEIDLPIIAAFLAIIGYSLNDTIIVYDRIRENMGKHGKDGFASVVNRSINETLSRTILTSGTTLLVVLALFTLGGGVIHNFAFALLVGIIVGTYSSIFVASAILVFWDNYRSTKKAAS from the coding sequence ATGCAGCTTATCAAACCAGATATCAATCTCGATTTTGTCGGCAAACGTAAATTGGCCGCTCTCTTTTCCGCGGTTCTTCTGGTCGTGGGGTTTCTTTCCCTGATTATGCACGGTGGCCCCAATTATGGCATCGACTTTTCCGGCGGAACGCTGGTGCAGGTTAAGTTCAATCAGACGACCAGCGCCGGCGAAATCAAGTCTTCCCTTACCGGACTTGATCTGGGGGGCGTCGTCGTGCAGCAGTTTGGTGATGAAGGCAATGAATTTCTCATTCGGTCCCAGAACACCTCCACCGAACTCAAGGGCCTTTCTCTTGAAATTTCCCAGGTTCTTGAAAAAAGCTATGGCGAAGGGCAGGTTGAGGTTCGCCGTGCAGAAATGGTAGGACCTCAGGTCGGTAAAGATCTGCGCGAAAAGGGACTCATGGCCATCCTCTACGCCCTGGTCGGCATACTTATTTATGTAACCTGGCGTTTTGAATTCCGTTTTGCCGTCGGGGCCATCATCGCCCTGGCCCATGATGTTTTCATTACTCTGGGTGCCTTTTCCCTTTTCGGCAAGGAAATCGATCTGCCGATCATTGCCGCCTTTCTGGCCATCATCGGTTATTCGCTCAACGACACCATTATTGTCTATGACCGCATTCGCGAGAATATGGGCAAACATGGCAAAGATGGTTTTGCCTCCGTGGTCAATCGCAGTATTAACGAAACCCTCTCGAGAACAATCCTGACCTCGGGAACGACCCTTCTCGTTGTTCTGGCGCTTTTTACTCTCGGAGGAGGAGTTATTCACAATTTCGCTTTTGCTCTTCTCGTCGGGATCATCGTTGGTACCTATTCATCTATATTTGTGGCAAGTGCAATTCTCGTCTTCTGGGATAATTACCGCTCTACCAAAAAGGCGGCAAGCTAA
- the secD gene encoding protein translocase subunit SecD — MSKSLKLRLLLIFLCLVISMVSLAPTFFANSLPGWWTRNFDPINLGLDLQGGMHLVLGVDVDKAVESRLDSFVDQAESLLVEKDVIFKRVERLEGQRLAITVYDENAGAQVDDIMAKTFPNLEAMTIQDSSGYIQKNYRLTDSDIAATKDYAVRQALETMRNRVDQFGVSEPTLQRQSGNRILIQLPGIKDPERAIALLGKTARLEFKMVAEDANIQDALKGILPPGTVLLYEKDADPRTGVVTERPIVVYDKTALTGDLLADAQVRIDTRFNEPYVSIDFNAVGAKRFEQITAANVGKRMAIVLDDSVYSAPVIRERIAGGSAQISGSFNEQEATDLAIVLRAGSLPAPVKILEDRTVGPSLGMDSINKGILSVIVGSILVIAAILVYYNLSGLVANLALILNVFFILAMLSLFKATLTLPGIAGIVLTIGMAVDANVLIFERIREELRLGKTAHNALESGYAKAFWTIVDANVTTLIAALVLFQFGTGPVKGFAVTLSIGILSSLFTAIFVSRAVFDFILEGRNIKRLSI, encoded by the coding sequence ATGTCCAAAAGCCTAAAGCTGCGGCTACTTCTGATATTCCTTTGTCTTGTGATTTCAATGGTCTCCCTGGCACCGACCTTCTTCGCCAACAGCCTGCCGGGATGGTGGACAAGGAACTTTGATCCTATCAACCTTGGCCTCGACCTGCAGGGTGGTATGCATCTTGTCCTCGGTGTCGATGTCGACAAAGCCGTTGAAAGTCGTCTGGACAGCTTTGTTGATCAGGCGGAATCTCTTCTGGTTGAAAAGGACGTTATATTCAAGCGAGTGGAGCGTCTCGAAGGTCAGCGCCTGGCCATTACGGTTTACGATGAAAACGCCGGCGCACAGGTCGATGATATTATGGCCAAGACCTTTCCCAACCTGGAAGCCATGACAATCCAGGATTCCAGCGGTTACATCCAGAAAAATTATCGCCTGACCGATAGTGATATCGCAGCGACCAAGGATTATGCCGTACGACAGGCCCTTGAAACCATGAGAAACCGCGTCGATCAGTTCGGGGTCAGTGAACCGACCCTGCAGAGGCAGAGCGGCAACCGGATTCTTATCCAGCTTCCCGGTATCAAAGATCCCGAGAGGGCGATCGCCCTGCTGGGTAAGACGGCTCGACTTGAATTTAAAATGGTGGCCGAAGATGCGAACATCCAGGATGCACTCAAGGGCATACTGCCGCCCGGCACCGTTCTGCTTTACGAAAAAGACGCTGATCCGCGCACCGGGGTGGTCACCGAACGGCCCATCGTTGTTTACGATAAGACGGCTTTGACCGGTGATCTGCTTGCCGATGCCCAGGTTCGCATCGATACGCGTTTCAATGAGCCCTATGTTTCCATTGACTTCAACGCCGTGGGCGCCAAGCGCTTTGAGCAGATCACCGCTGCCAATGTGGGTAAGCGTATGGCTATCGTGCTGGACGACTCGGTTTACTCGGCACCTGTCATTCGTGAGCGTATTGCCGGTGGCAGCGCCCAGATCAGCGGTTCTTTCAACGAACAGGAAGCAACGGACCTCGCCATTGTCCTGCGGGCCGGATCCCTGCCGGCACCGGTCAAGATACTGGAAGATCGTACAGTCGGTCCGTCCCTGGGGATGGATTCCATCAACAAGGGAATTCTCTCCGTTATCGTCGGGAGCATTCTGGTCATCGCCGCGATTCTGGTTTACTACAACCTGTCCGGACTTGTTGCCAATCTGGCCTTGATTCTCAACGTCTTTTTCATTCTGGCCATGCTTTCCCTTTTCAAGGCTACCCTGACTCTGCCGGGCATCGCCGGGATCGTGTTAACCATCGGCATGGCTGTCGATGCCAACGTGTTGATCTTTGAGAGGATACGCGAAGAGCTTCGTCTTGGAAAAACTGCACACAATGCGCTTGAATCCGGATATGCCAAAGCGTTCTGGACGATCGTAGATGCCAACGTTACCACGCTAATAGCGGCACTGGTTCTTTTTCAGTTTGGAACCGGGCCGGTCAAAGGCTTTGCCGTAACCCTTTCCATCGGCATCCTGTCTTCCCTGTTTACGGCCATCTTCGTCTCCAGGGCTGTTTTTGACTTTATTCTGGAAGGCCGTAATATCAAACGGCTGAGCATATAA
- the yajC gene encoding preprotein translocase subunit YajC encodes MNLFGVSEAFAMAGGTGAQGERPGYEGILMLVIMFAIFYFLLIRPQQKRAKQHKQLIDALKAGDQVVTAGGIHGRVAAIQEGVVTLEVATGVKIRVNRTSIVSSKQEQ; translated from the coding sequence ATGAATCTGTTCGGTGTATCTGAAGCGTTTGCAATGGCAGGAGGTACCGGTGCCCAGGGAGAACGTCCCGGTTACGAGGGAATTCTCATGCTGGTCATCATGTTCGCCATCTTCTATTTTCTGCTTATTCGGCCTCAGCAGAAGAGAGCCAAGCAGCACAAGCAGCTTATCGACGCTCTCAAGGCTGGTGACCAGGTGGTTACCGCTGGCGGCATTCATGGCCGCGTAGCTGCCATCCAGGAGGGCGTGGTCACTCTGGAGGTGGCGACCGGCGTTAAAATCAGGGTTAATCGCACATCTATTGTCAGCAGCAAACAGGAGCAGTAA
- the tgt gene encoding tRNA guanosine(34) transglycosylase Tgt, with amino-acid sequence MNSFKFDLLHTDPHSQARRGRIHTRRGVIETPIFMPVGTQATVKAMLPENLKEVGAQIILANTYHLFLRPGHELVKRLGGLHAFMNWDKPILTDSGGFQVFSLGDLRKITEEGVRFQSHLDGSSHVLTPESSISVQQALGADIIMAFDECIPYPATREYVQDSTDRSSRWAQRCKKAHDGTDGSALFGIVQGGMYSDLRRKSAEELMHIGFDGYAVGGLSVGEEAPLMYDMMAQTLPLLPKDRPRYVMGVGTPENLIEGVDRGVDMFDCVMPTRNARNGVLFTSFGKISIKQARYVDDPAPVDPACDCYVCRHYSRAYLRHLYQSGEILSSVLNTYHNVHYYLKLMEGARQAIASGSFQDYKKDFYRLRQGND; translated from the coding sequence TTGAATTCATTTAAATTCGATCTTTTACATACCGATCCACACTCCCAGGCCCGCCGCGGCCGCATTCATACCCGTCGAGGTGTCATCGAAACACCTATTTTTATGCCGGTGGGTACGCAGGCTACCGTCAAGGCGATGCTTCCGGAAAACCTCAAGGAAGTCGGGGCTCAGATCATTCTGGCCAACACGTATCACCTTTTTTTACGGCCTGGTCATGAACTGGTTAAACGCCTTGGGGGCCTTCATGCCTTCATGAACTGGGACAAGCCCATCCTGACCGATAGTGGGGGCTTTCAGGTTTTCAGTCTGGGTGATCTGCGCAAAATTACCGAGGAGGGGGTCCGTTTTCAGTCTCACCTTGACGGTTCTTCGCATGTGCTGACGCCCGAATCCTCCATTTCCGTGCAACAAGCGCTCGGAGCCGACATCATCATGGCTTTTGATGAGTGCATTCCATATCCGGCGACGAGAGAGTACGTGCAGGATTCCACGGATCGTTCCAGTCGATGGGCGCAGCGATGTAAAAAGGCACACGATGGCACCGATGGCTCGGCTCTATTCGGTATTGTTCAGGGGGGCATGTACTCCGATCTTAGAAGGAAAAGTGCCGAAGAACTCATGCACATCGGTTTTGACGGGTATGCCGTTGGTGGCTTGTCTGTTGGGGAAGAAGCCCCACTCATGTACGACATGATGGCGCAGACTCTGCCGCTGCTTCCGAAAGATCGCCCCCGGTATGTCATGGGAGTGGGAACACCCGAAAATCTGATCGAAGGGGTAGATCGTGGTGTCGATATGTTCGACTGCGTCATGCCGACCCGCAACGCCCGCAATGGCGTGCTTTTTACTTCTTTCGGGAAAATCAGCATAAAGCAGGCCCGCTACGTCGATGACCCTGCTCCCGTCGATCCTGCCTGCGATTGTTATGTCTGCCGGCACTACAGCCGTGCCTATCTGAGGCACCTGTACCAGAGCGGGGAAATTCTGTCATCGGTGTTGAATACGTATCACAATGTCCACTATTATCTGAAGTTGATGGAAGGTGCGCGGCAGGCTATCGCTTCCGGGTCTTTTCAGGACTACAAAAAAGATTTTTATCGTCTTAGGCAAGGCAATGACTGA